The Mycobacteriales bacterium DNA segment ATCGAGGAAGCAGCTTCTCGTGCCCGGGCACCCATTGCAGCGCGGCATTGGACACCAGGACGTCGACCTGTTCGCGCGGTGTCCAGTCGGTGATGTCACCGGCCTCGAAGTCGACCGACTCGGGGATGTCGAGTGCTTCGGCCTGCGCCAGCATCGCGGGCGAACTGTCGACTCCGTGCACCGATGCTGACGGCCATCGCCGGGCGAGCGTGGCCGTGAGCGCACCGCCACCGCAGCCCAGATCGACCACGTACGACGGATCGCTCGCCTGCACCCGGTCGATCAGGTCGGCGAACGGACGGCTCCGCTCGTCGGCGTAGCGGTCGTACTGGGTCGGGTCCCATTCCGGCATCGGCCAACACCATTCTCTTGACATCGAGATAGATGCTGCTCAGCCTTGTCGAGGAGATATCTCGATGTCAAGGCACACGCTAGGGTGATCGGATGCACGACGAGGTCGACCGTCTGATGGCGGCGTGGCAGCGGGAGCGCCCCGACCTGGACAGTTCCCCCCTCGCGGTGCTGAGCCGGGTGAGCAGGCTCGCCCGCCATCTCGACCGGGCCCGCCGGGCGACGTTCGACGCGCACGGTCTCGAGGGCTACGAGTTCGACGTCCTGACCGCGCTGCGGCGGGCCGGGCCGCCGTACCAGCTGTCGCCGGGTGAACTGCTCGCCCAGACCCTGGTCAGCTCCGGCACGATGACCAACCGGATCGACCGGCTGGAGGCCCGCGGGCTGGTCCGCCGGATGCCCGATCCGGCCGACGGGCGGGCGGTGCGGGTCCGGCTGACCGCGCGCGGCCGGACGAGTGTCGACGCCGCCTTCGCCGACCTGCTGGAGCGGGAGCGGGAGTTGCTGGGCGGGTTGAGCGAGCGGGCCCGGGCTAGCCTCGCGGGCGCCCTGCGCACGGTGCTCGCGCCGTTCGATGCCGAAATCCGCCCGAATGGGCAGGCCTGACGTGGGTCCGCTTCGCCTCCGTGGCGGTGTCGGGGCAGGTCGTTACAGTGGTGGCGGGTTGGCGCCGACCCGTGACCGACCTGCCATACGCCAGGGGGAATGATCGCCAGCGACCTCACCGCGCCGCCGCCGGAGGTTCCCGGGGGTGGTGGTGGCGCGGGTGAGGACCAGACGTTCGCCTCGTCGACGAACAAAATCCGCACCGTGCTGCGGATCCACGACTTCCGTTGGCTGTGGATCTCGCTCGCGCTGTCGAGCACCGGTGACTGGCTCGGCCTGCTGGCCAAGACCGCACTCGCCACCGATCTCGTGCACTCCTACCGGGCCGCGAACTTCGCGCTGGGCGGTGTCCTCGTCGCCCAACTGCTTCCCGCCGTGCTCTTCGGCCCGCTGGCCGGTGCCTTCGCCGACCGCTTCGACCGTCGACGCACGATGGTGCTCTGCGACGTGCTGCGCTTCGCTCTCTTCGTCTCCATCCCGATTCTCGGATCCCTGATCTGGCTGTTCGTCGCGTCCTTCCTCATCGAGTGCCTCAGCCTGTTCTGGATCCCGGCCAAGGAGGCGTCGGTCCCCAACCTGCTCAACCGCAAGGACCAGATCGAGTCGGCCAACCAGCTGTCGTTGATCACGACCTACGGCATCACTCCGGTCGTCGCCGCGGCGCTGTTCGCCGTACTGGCCTGGACCAGCAAGGCTCTTGCGCTCGCCGTGCCGTTCTTCAAGGCCAATCAGGTCGATCTCGCGTTCTACTTCAACGCGCTCACCTTCCTGGTCGCCGCGATCACCGTGGCCCGGATCAAGCGCATCGGTGGCAAGCGGGCGCCGGGGAGCTCGGTCCAGAACCCCGGGATCCTGCGGTTGATGCGCGACGGACTCGCCTTCGTCGGGCATTCGCCGATGGTGCGCGGCCTGTTGATCGGCATCCTCGGCGCCTTCGCCGCCGCCGGCACGGTCATCGGCACCGGGAAGATCTACTCGGCGAGCCTCGGCGGGGGAGACGCCGCCTACGGCCTGCTCTTCGGCGCCATCTTCGTCGGGCTCGGGCTCGGCATGGCGTTCGGCCCCAGGATTGCGCGCGAGCTGTCGCGCCGCCGGTTGTTCGGAATCGCGATCGTCTTCGCGGGCGCGTGCCTCGTCCTCATGGCCTTCATGCCGCTGCTCGTGCTGGCGATCACGGCCATCGTCGGCGTCGGTTTCGGCGGCGGGATCGCCTACCTGTCCGGCATGACCCTGATCGGTTCCGAGGTCGAGGACGACGTGCGGGGTCGGACGTTCGCCCTCGTGCAGTCGCTGGTGCGCGTGGTCCTGATCCTGACCCTCGCCGCCGTGCCGTTCCTCGTGGGCGTCGTACGCCAGCAGCAGATCACCATCGGCAGTGCGCACATCACCATCGACGGCACCAGATTCCTGCTCGTGGCCGCCGGCCTGCTGGCCGTCCTGGTAGGCATCCTGGCCTACCGGCAGATGGACGATCGCAACGTCGTTCCGCTGGTCGCCGACCTGGTGAGTGCGTTCCGGGGTGACAGTACGAAGCGGCGCAGGCTCACCCAGGGCGGCTTCTTCGTCGCCTTCGAGGGCGGTGAGGGCGTCGGTAAGACCACCCAGATCGAGCGACTCGCCGAGCACCTGCGGACCCGTGGCGTCGCAGTGGTGAGCACGCACGAGCCCGGCGCCACCGACACCGGCGGAAAGGTGCGGCAGATTCTGCTGAACCGTGGTGACGCCGCGCTCAGTCCGCGGGCCGAAGCGCTTCTGTTCGCCGCCGACCGGGCCGACCACGTCGACACGGTCATCCGTCCTGCATTGGAGAGCGGCGCGGTGGTGTTGACCGACCGCTACGTCGACTCCTCGCTGGCCTATCAGGGCGCCGGTCGGGCGCTCGCTCTGGACGAGATCCGTCAGCTGTCGAAATGGGCCACCGATGGCCTCCGACCCGACCTCACGGTCCTGCTCGACCTCGACCCGGAAATCGGGCTGGCCCGGGTCGACAAACGCGGGGTCGCCGACCGGCTGGAACAGGAATCGCTGGACTTCCACCGCCGGGTCCGGGAGGCGTTCGGCAGCCTGGCGGAGAGCAACCCGGACGCCTATCTGGTGCTGCCCGCCGACCGCGATCCGGACAGCCTCGCCGGAGAGGTCGCGACGGTCATCGACGGCCTGCTCCGGGCGCGCGGAATCCCGGCACCGGAGGCCGAGGAGGGTGAGGTCGACGCCGCCGATCCGGTCGACGGGGATCGCGACGAGGACGATGGGGGAGTGGCGGAGCCGATGTCGCGACCGACCCCGGAATCCTCCCAGGATCGGTCGGAACTGGAGCGGAAACGGTGACGGTCTGGGACGAGGTGGTCGGTCAGCCCGAGGCGGTCGCCGTCCTGCGGGAGGCGGCCGGTGCCGCCGCCGCGGTGGTCGCCGGCGACCCGGCGGCACCAGGGGCGATGACGCACGCCTGGCTGTTCACCGGGCCACCGGGGTCGGGCCGGTCCGTCGCCGCTCGCGCCTTTGCGGCGGCCCTTCAGTGCCCCGACGGCGGTTGCGGGCACTGCGCCGAGTGTCACACCGTCCGGGCCGGCACCCACGCCGACGTGCACCTCGTCGTCCCGCAGGGGTTGTCCATCCCGGTCCAGGAGATGCGGTCCATCGTGTTGACCGCCGCCCGCGCACCGTCCGGTGGTCGCTGGCAGGTCGTCGTCGTCGAAGACGCCGACCGGTTGACCGAGGCGGCCGCCAACGCCCTGCTCAAGGCGATCGAGGAGCCGCCGGCCCGCACCGTGTTCCTGCTCTGTGCCCCGTCGACCCATCCCGACGATGTTCCGGTGACGGTCCGGTCCCGGTGCCGGGTGATCAGCCTGCGGACACCCTCCGCGGCAGCGGTGGCCGAGGTGCTGGTCCGGCGGGACGGCGTCGACCCGGAGCAGGCGCACTGGGCCGCGCAGGCATCGCAAGGTCATGTGGGCCGGGCCCGCCGGCTGGCGCGCGACGAGCAGTCCCGCGAGCGGCGGCGGGCCGTGCTCGACATCCCGGCCCGGCTCACCGACCTCGACGCCTGCCTCGCGGCGGCCGATGCGCTGGTCAAGGCCGCCGAGGAGGAGGCCGAGGCGTTGTCCGTGCAGCGGGACGAGCCGGAGCGTGAGGCGCTGGCCCGGTCCCTCGGCGCCGGCGGCACCGGCAAGGGCACGGCGGCGGCCACCCGCGGCTCGGCCGGTGCGTTGAAGGAACTCGAGCGGCGACAGCGGTCCCGGTCCACCAGGGCCGGGCGGGACGCCCTCGACCGGGCCCTCGTCGATCTCGCCGGGTTCTACCGCGACGTGCTGCTCGTCCAGAGCGACGCCCGGGTCGCGCCGGCCAACCCGGACGTGCAGGACGGGGTGCGCCGCGTCGCCCGGCTGACGCCCGAGGCGGTGCTGGCCCGGCTGGACGCCGTACTCGCCTGCCGCGAGGCGCTGGAGCTCAACGTCAAGCCGCGGGTCGCGGTGGAGGCGATGACCGCGGCGCTGCGCCTGCCCTGACTTGTCTCGTTTCGATGGGGCAATCCCGGTGAAACGGTGAACCAGTCGATCATCAGTCTCGTACCTTGGGTCATGAAGGTCACCCAGTCGGGTGTGGCCTCGGCGCGCTGGCGGTGACGTATGTCCACGATGGCGATGACCGATCGCCCCGAATCCAACTATCGGGTCGCTGAGATCGTCCTCCGGCTTCTCGTGGTGGCCGGACTCACCGTCGACGCCTACGTGCACGTCGACAGCGCGCACGGGTACGCCGTGGGTTTCGGCACCGGCTGGTTCACGGGCCAGACCCTGTTCCTGATCGAGGCGGGGGTGGCGTCGTTCGCCGCCCTGATGGTGCTCGTCACGGGCGCCCGGATCGCCTACGCGTTCGCCTTCCTGGTGGCCGCCAGCGCCTTCGGCGCGGTGATGCTCTACCGGTATGTCAACGTCGGCAAGCTCGGACCGATCCCGAACCTGTACGAGCCCATCTGGTTCACCCAGAAGACGGTCAGCGCGATTGCGGAGGCCGTCGCCTTGGTCGCCGCGGCCATCGGTGTGGTGCTGCCGCGAGGGAGCCGTAGACTCCGCTGACGTGGGCATGCTCTGCGCGGTCAGCTTCACCCGCTACGGACGGCTGTACTACCTCGATGCGGGTGACCTCTCGCCCAAGGTCGGCGACAAGGTGCTCGTCCCGACCGACGACGGACCCGAGGTCGCGGAATGCGTCTGGGCGCCGCAGTGGGTCTCCGACGACACCGAGGGCTTCCCGGTGCTCGCCGGGATGGCCGACGAGGGCGCGATCGAGCGCGACGAACGGCTGCGCCGGCGCAAGGCCGAGGCGAAGGTGGCCGCCAAACGCCTGATCCGCGAGCACGGCCTGCCGATGAAGGTCGTCGGGATCGACCACCTGCCCGAGCCCAACCGCACGACCATCTACTTCTCGGCGCCGCAACGGGTCGACTTCCGGGCCCTCGTCCGCGACCTCGGCGCGACGCTGAAGTGCCGCGTCGAGTTGCGTCAGCTCTCCGCGCGGGACGAGGCGCGGGCGCAGGGCGGCATCGGCTCGTGCGGGCGCGATCTGTGCTGTGCGACCTTCCTCCGTGACTTCGAGCCGGTGTCGATCCGCATGGTCAAGGACCAGGATCTGCCGCTCAACCCGTTGCGGATCTCCGGTGCCTGCGGCCGGCTGATGTGCTGCCTGAAGTACGAGCACCCGCTCTACGCCGACTTCGCGGCGTCCGCCCCCGCAGTGGGCTCGCAGGTGGAGACGGCCGAGGGACCGGGACGGGTGGTCGGTCACAACGTGCCCGCCGATTCGGTCGTCGTACGGCTGAACGACGGGGGCCGGCGGTGCGCGTGCAGCCGGGCGAGCGTGTGCGGGTCGCGCCAGGACTACGAGGCGAGCCCGGCCAGCAAGGGTCCGGTGGGCGGCGAGTCGCCGACCGGCTAGCGGCTACACTTGCCGCGGCCACCGGCCGGGCGTAGCCCGGGCGCCGTGCCGCCTTAGCTCAGTCGGTAGAGCGGCTCACTCGTAATGAGCAGGTCGTCGGTTCGATTCCGACAGGCGGCTCCACCAAAATGTATTGCGTCGCCTGATGCTTGACGGTCGGGCTTCGGTTGATGGTTGACGGTGTTTCGGCTGATGCTTGACGGCTTCTTCGGCTGATTGTTGACACTCCCTCGGTATGAGGGAGTTGAGCGTGGTTGAGCAGCGGTATCAGGCTGTGCTGGCGGTCATCGCCGAGGGCCACAGCGTCAC contains these protein-coding regions:
- the tmk gene encoding dTMP kinase; translated protein: MIASDLTAPPPEVPGGGGGAGEDQTFASSTNKIRTVLRIHDFRWLWISLALSSTGDWLGLLAKTALATDLVHSYRAANFALGGVLVAQLLPAVLFGPLAGAFADRFDRRRTMVLCDVLRFALFVSIPILGSLIWLFVASFLIECLSLFWIPAKEASVPNLLNRKDQIESANQLSLITTYGITPVVAAALFAVLAWTSKALALAVPFFKANQVDLAFYFNALTFLVAAITVARIKRIGGKRAPGSSVQNPGILRLMRDGLAFVGHSPMVRGLLIGILGAFAAAGTVIGTGKIYSASLGGGDAAYGLLFGAIFVGLGLGMAFGPRIARELSRRRLFGIAIVFAGACLVLMAFMPLLVLAITAIVGVGFGGGIAYLSGMTLIGSEVEDDVRGRTFALVQSLVRVVLILTLAAVPFLVGVVRQQQITIGSAHITIDGTRFLLVAAGLLAVLVGILAYRQMDDRNVVPLVADLVSAFRGDSTKRRRLTQGGFFVAFEGGEGVGKTTQIERLAEHLRTRGVAVVSTHEPGATDTGGKVRQILLNRGDAALSPRAEALLFAADRADHVDTVIRPALESGAVVLTDRYVDSSLAYQGAGRALALDEIRQLSKWATDGLRPDLTVLLDLDPEIGLARVDKRGVADRLEQESLDFHRRVREAFGSLAESNPDAYLVLPADRDPDSLAGEVATVIDGLLRARGIPAPEAEEGEVDAADPVDGDRDEDDGGVAEPMSRPTPESSQDRSELERKR
- a CDS encoding DNA polymerase III subunit delta', which codes for MREAAGAAAAVVAGDPAAPGAMTHAWLFTGPPGSGRSVAARAFAAALQCPDGGCGHCAECHTVRAGTHADVHLVVPQGLSIPVQEMRSIVLTAARAPSGGRWQVVVVEDADRLTEAAANALLKAIEEPPARTVFLLCAPSTHPDDVPVTVRSRCRVISLRTPSAAAVAEVLVRRDGVDPEQAHWAAQASQGHVGRARRLARDEQSRERRRAVLDIPARLTDLDACLAAADALVKAAEEEAEALSVQRDEPEREALARSLGAGGTGKGTAAATRGSAGALKELERRQRSRSTRAGRDALDRALVDLAGFYRDVLLVQSDARVAPANPDVQDGVRRVARLTPEAVLARLDAVLACREALELNVKPRVAVEAMTAALRLP
- a CDS encoding MarR family transcriptional regulator, whose amino-acid sequence is MHDEVDRLMAAWQRERPDLDSSPLAVLSRVSRLARHLDRARRATFDAHGLEGYEFDVLTALRRAGPPYQLSPGELLAQTLVSSGTMTNRIDRLEARGLVRRMPDPADGRAVRVRLTARGRTSVDAAFADLLERERELLGGLSERARASLAGALRTVLAPFDAEIRPNGQA
- the ricT gene encoding regulatory iron-sulfur-containing complex subunit RicT; this encodes MLCAVSFTRYGRLYYLDAGDLSPKVGDKVLVPTDDGPEVAECVWAPQWVSDDTEGFPVLAGMADEGAIERDERLRRRKAEAKVAAKRLIREHGLPMKVVGIDHLPEPNRTTIYFSAPQRVDFRALVRDLGATLKCRVELRQLSARDEARAQGGIGSCGRDLCCATFLRDFEPVSIRMVKDQDLPLNPLRISGACGRLMCCLKYEHPLYADFAASAPAVGSQVETAEGPGRVVGHNVPADSVVVRLNDGGRRCACSRASVCGSRQDYEASPASKGPVGGESPTG